A single window of Intrasporangium calvum DSM 43043 DNA harbors:
- a CDS encoding superoxide dismutase: MAYTLPELDYDYAALEPHISARIMELHHSKHHKAYVDGANAAVAKLEELRESGDYAAVNGVEKNLAFHLGGHTNHSVFWKNMSPDGGGRPEGEVAAAIDEYFGGFDKFQAHFNANANAIQGSGWSILSWDTLAARPHIMQLFDQQGNIPVGQIPLLQLDMWEHAFYLQYENVKADYVNAWWNVVNWQDVAARLERAKATAGLIISA; this comes from the coding sequence GTGGCTTACACGCTTCCCGAGCTCGACTACGACTACGCAGCCCTCGAGCCGCACATCAGCGCTCGCATCATGGAGCTGCACCACAGCAAGCACCACAAGGCCTACGTCGACGGCGCGAACGCCGCAGTCGCAAAGCTCGAGGAGCTGCGCGAGTCGGGCGACTACGCAGCGGTCAACGGCGTCGAGAAGAACCTCGCGTTCCACCTCGGTGGCCACACCAACCACTCGGTGTTCTGGAAGAACATGAGCCCGGACGGCGGCGGACGACCCGAGGGTGAGGTCGCGGCCGCGATCGACGAGTACTTCGGCGGTTTCGACAAGTTCCAGGCGCACTTCAACGCCAACGCCAACGCCATCCAGGGCTCGGGCTGGTCCATTCTGTCCTGGGACACCCTCGCCGCGCGGCCGCACATCATGCAGCTGTTCGACCAGCAGGGCAACATCCCGGTCGGCCAGATCCCGCTCCTCCAGCTCGACATGTGGGAGCACGCGTTCTACCTCCAGTACGAGAACGTCAAGGCTGACTACGTCAACGCTTGGTGGAACGTCGTCAACTGGCAGGACGTCGCGGCCCGCCTCGAGCGCGCCAAGGCAACCGCGGGCCTGATCATCTCCGCCTGA
- a CDS encoding Fur family transcriptional regulator yields MSANRDVARVDWALARLRVLGERVTPAREAVLRVIDAADRTDEHLTAEQIGERVTQLEPSVHRATVYRTLTSLTDAGVLSHIHLGGSATVYHLAVTPGEPVREPGPASVGPVDGDPLGDGPLSNGHLHVQCSVCGRVQDAPVAVLDEAGRRLREELGFELDTTHAALLGRCADCGGTA; encoded by the coding sequence GTGAGCGCGAACCGTGACGTCGCCCGGGTCGACTGGGCGCTGGCCCGACTTCGGGTGCTCGGCGAACGGGTGACCCCCGCGCGCGAGGCGGTGCTGCGCGTCATCGACGCCGCGGACCGCACCGACGAGCACCTCACAGCGGAGCAGATCGGCGAACGCGTCACGCAGCTCGAGCCGTCGGTCCACCGGGCGACCGTCTACCGGACGTTGACGTCCCTCACCGATGCCGGGGTGCTCTCGCACATCCACCTCGGCGGCAGCGCGACCGTCTACCACCTCGCCGTGACCCCGGGCGAGCCGGTTCGCGAACCCGGCCCGGCGTCGGTCGGTCCGGTCGACGGCGACCCCCTCGGCGACGGCCCTCTCAGCAACGGCCACCTGCACGTGCAGTGCTCGGTCTGCGGGCGGGTCCAGGACGCGCCGGTCGCCGTGCTCGACGAGGCCGGCCGCCGACTGCGCGAGGAGCTCGGGTTCGAGCTCGACACGACCCACGCGGCCCTGCTCGGCCGATGCGCGGACTGCGGCGGTACCGCATAG
- a CDS encoding NADPH:quinone oxidoreductase family protein gives MRAARVSALDGPAAVTVDEVDEPTPQPGDVLIDVHEAGVSFPDVLLTRGLYQMKPDLPFVLGAECAGVVREAPEGSRFEPGDRVAAFPILGAFAETVAVPEAMVFPLPDSVSFTTGAALLMNYLTVHFALVRRARLERGETVLVHGAAGGIGTAAVQLARGMGAQVIAVVSSEEKRAVAERAGAHHVILTEGFLAAAKDLTGGRGADVVVDPVGGDRFTDSLRSLAPEGRLLVIGFTAGAIPEVKVNRLLLNNISVVGVAWGAMWLGEPGYLRAQWDAITPLLENGAIDPPIGGTHPLAEAAVALAEIDERRAVGKLTLRVR, from the coding sequence ATGCGCGCAGCCAGAGTCTCTGCCCTCGACGGACCCGCGGCCGTCACCGTCGACGAGGTGGACGAGCCGACACCTCAGCCCGGCGACGTCCTCATCGACGTGCACGAGGCGGGGGTGAGCTTCCCCGACGTGCTGCTGACCCGGGGCCTCTACCAGATGAAGCCGGACCTCCCTTTCGTTCTCGGGGCCGAGTGCGCCGGGGTCGTGCGGGAGGCGCCGGAGGGCAGCCGCTTCGAGCCCGGCGACCGAGTCGCTGCCTTCCCGATCCTCGGCGCCTTCGCCGAGACGGTCGCGGTGCCCGAGGCGATGGTCTTCCCGCTGCCCGACAGCGTCTCCTTCACGACCGGCGCGGCCCTCCTGATGAACTACCTCACGGTGCACTTCGCGCTCGTGCGGCGGGCGCGGCTCGAGCGCGGTGAGACGGTGCTCGTCCACGGTGCGGCCGGCGGCATCGGCACGGCCGCGGTCCAGCTGGCCCGGGGCATGGGTGCCCAGGTCATCGCGGTCGTCTCGTCCGAGGAGAAGCGCGCCGTCGCCGAGCGGGCCGGCGCGCACCACGTCATCCTCACCGAGGGATTCCTCGCCGCGGCCAAGGACCTCACGGGGGGCCGGGGGGCCGACGTCGTCGTCGACCCCGTGGGGGGCGACCGGTTCACCGACAGCCTCCGCAGCCTCGCCCCCGAGGGGCGCCTCCTCGTCATCGGGTTCACCGCGGGTGCGATCCCGGAGGTGAAGGTGAACCGGCTGCTCCTCAACAACATCAGCGTCGTCGGGGTCGCCTGGGGTGCGATGTGGCTGGGGGAGCCGGGCTACCTCCGGGCCCAGTGGGACGCCATCACACCCCTCCTCGAGAACGGCGCCATCGACCCTCCCATCGGCGGCACCCACCCGCTCGCCGAGGCCGCCGTCGCGCTGGCCGAGATCGACGAGCGACGGGCCGTGGGCAAGCTGACGCTGCGGGTCCGCTGA
- a CDS encoding DUF1697 domain-containing protein — protein sequence MSTWIVFLRAVNVGARTYPMAELRDLLTKEGYGDVETHIQTGNVRLTSPMRSRAKVEGALEALFEADRRFPVVTMAFTPRELTQVAHDATGLAEASPAAYGQYVSLLKSAPSAAERERVEALSREGERILVRNRAVHFQFDVPYHAAKISNAAIEKVLGPATNRNVKVIHALAEKWG from the coding sequence ATGTCCACCTGGATCGTCTTCCTGCGCGCCGTCAACGTCGGGGCCCGGACGTACCCGATGGCCGAGCTGCGCGACCTCCTCACGAAGGAGGGGTACGGCGACGTCGAGACGCACATCCAGACCGGCAACGTGCGACTGACGAGCCCGATGCGCTCCCGCGCCAAGGTCGAGGGGGCACTCGAGGCGCTGTTCGAGGCAGACCGCCGCTTTCCCGTGGTGACGATGGCGTTCACCCCGCGGGAGCTGACCCAGGTGGCGCACGACGCGACCGGCCTGGCGGAAGCGAGCCCAGCGGCATACGGCCAGTACGTCAGCCTGCTCAAGTCGGCCCCCAGCGCTGCGGAACGCGAACGGGTGGAGGCACTCTCACGCGAAGGCGAGCGGATCCTCGTGCGCAACAGGGCCGTCCACTTCCAGTTCGACGTGCCCTACCACGCCGCGAAGATCTCGAACGCCGCGATCGAGAAGGTCCTCGGTCCGGCGACGAACCGTAACGTCAAGGTCATCCATGCCCTCGCCGAGAAGTGGGGCTGA
- a CDS encoding acyl-CoA thioesterase: MVDPRTLTLSDFPVHRPVTTRWSDNDMYGHLNNAVYYELFDSAINGWQADHVTIDPLTDPTQGVVAESGCTFYAEVAFPTPIVVGLRITRLGTSSVTYQLGLFVDPAAASVGDGAPKAVGHWVHVEIDADTRKPTPIPEHLRRLLESAVVDDPSQDEP, translated from the coding sequence GTGGTCGACCCGCGCACGCTGACGCTCTCCGACTTCCCGGTCCATCGCCCGGTGACGACTCGATGGTCCGACAACGACATGTACGGGCACCTCAACAACGCCGTCTACTACGAGCTGTTCGACTCGGCGATCAACGGCTGGCAGGCCGACCACGTCACCATCGACCCCCTGACCGACCCGACCCAGGGCGTCGTCGCCGAGTCAGGGTGCACGTTCTACGCGGAGGTGGCCTTCCCGACCCCGATCGTCGTCGGCCTGCGCATCACGCGGCTGGGGACGAGCAGCGTCACCTACCAGCTCGGCCTCTTCGTCGACCCCGCGGCCGCCTCCGTGGGCGACGGCGCACCGAAGGCGGTGGGCCACTGGGTCCACGTGGAGATCGACGCCGACACCCGCAAGCCCACGCCGATCCCGGAGCACCTCCGCCGGCTGCTCGAGTCGGCGGTCGTGGACGATCCGTCACAGGACGAGCCGTGA
- a CDS encoding GNAT family N-acetyltransferase yields MAFTIRVAVPDDFTAVGEVTVRAYLSGGHLHEGSTYVQTLADASRRAEGAELWVAADDADGRVLGTVTFAAPGTPFHEIAEAGEADVRMLAVDPAAQGQGIGEALMVRCLERARALGLTGVALSTQPSMRAAHRVYERLGFVRVPERDWQPMPGIDLLAYRRDLTEPEPAA; encoded by the coding sequence ATGGCGTTCACGATCAGGGTCGCGGTGCCGGACGACTTCACCGCGGTCGGCGAGGTCACGGTGCGCGCCTACCTCAGCGGCGGCCACCTGCACGAGGGGTCGACGTATGTGCAGACCCTGGCCGACGCGAGCCGGCGTGCCGAAGGGGCGGAGCTGTGGGTCGCGGCGGACGACGCCGACGGGCGCGTGCTCGGCACGGTCACGTTCGCCGCCCCGGGGACGCCGTTCCACGAGATTGCCGAAGCGGGGGAGGCCGACGTGCGGATGCTCGCGGTCGACCCGGCGGCGCAGGGGCAGGGGATCGGTGAGGCGCTGATGGTCCGGTGCCTCGAGCGGGCCCGCGCCCTCGGCCTCACGGGAGTCGCCCTCTCGACCCAGCCGTCGATGCGCGCCGCGCATCGGGTCTACGAGCGACTCGGCTTCGTGCGGGTGCCCGAGCGGGACTGGCAGCCGATGCCAGGGATCGACCTGCTGGCCTACCGCCGCGACCTGACCGAGCCTGAACCAGCAGCTTGA
- a CDS encoding DEAD/DEAH box helicase codes for MVWSVGRATWVGDLTDPEIAQQVGTRTFERGSHYAAQHRVRSLAARPEGMMILGTVEGTGSQTYQAIVEARPHPKGRAPLWSGRCSCPVGSDCKHVVALLLLARDVAHGKQPPAPSAEPVGVDGPAVPGAPVGPPRETHWSEVLGHVRPRPREPDQAPASPEPRGDLMPAGLFVDTIYRGAGWQRQPEIGYGLRATRRTRTGTWHQSLSWHDALPQWRSGMRYLPEHERIMTRLRDEVRKGSGNTTYFTAATPLALDAGPEVWPLLVEARDAGIAILPGEGVVGPVAVLDDPARLVLHVLRAADDSGDLLLRVTVEGLPETQGELLLVGEPVHGVAIEGADGSLTLLPLEQDLGLGREAIRQAEDGLRVPADERATFLRAAVPGLRDHVRIRSEVPLPAPEADSVPSPQRVQVHVHLLADVPGELRLDLGFAYDGHVRAFTTPRFGGATRDRSAEQAVLEAATALLAVPRATWRDSTGHLHLTSRLDLKGVDAARFLVEHLDELESDEHVLVEVDGELPVYEEVTSAPVIRLGTSDRESDGAAFGPGAGDGAATDWFDLRVSVEVDGEEVPFEPLFAALAGGEEVMLLESGAWFRLDRPELVHLRDLIAEAREIADPQTGGLRLSAHHVDLWEELAALGVVDRQSARWAGNIAALRSEVDTPAPPVPAALRATLRPYQVEGYHWLARLWDARIGGILADDMGLGKTLQVIAVLARADERGDLGPLDDAGRQGRGPVLIVAPTSVVGTWLGEFETFAPHLRVVALTETSRKRGTTVTEAIGAAQVVVTSYAVLRLDDAAFHAVQWGGVVLDEAQFVKNRQAKTHVAIRRLGAPFTVAVTGTPLENSLMDLWALLSLTAPGLYPRPDVFTKNYRKPIESGTRPELLDHLRRRIRPLMLRRTKEQVALDLPPKQVQVVPLDPHPVHRHIYDQHLQRERQRVLGLLADAEGNRVAILASLTRLRQLALDPALVDEAHRGKATAAKVEFLVEQLRELAAEGHRALVFSQFTGFLRVVEGALAAAGLRTAYLDGSTTDRPSVIRGFRHGDATAFLISLKAGGFGLTLTEADYVFVLDPWWNPAAEAQAIDRAHRIGQDKPVTVYRLVSAGTIEEKVVALQERKRDLFQRVVDEGGALAGAITADDVKDLLDLA; via the coding sequence ATGGTGTGGAGCGTGGGTCGGGCGACGTGGGTCGGGGACCTGACCGACCCCGAGATCGCGCAGCAGGTCGGCACCCGCACCTTCGAGCGCGGCTCGCACTACGCCGCGCAGCACCGGGTGCGCTCGCTCGCGGCGCGGCCCGAGGGGATGATGATCCTCGGGACCGTCGAGGGCACCGGCTCACAGACCTACCAGGCCATCGTCGAGGCACGGCCCCACCCGAAGGGCCGCGCCCCGTTGTGGTCCGGTCGCTGCAGCTGCCCGGTCGGCTCGGACTGCAAGCACGTCGTGGCGCTGCTCCTCCTGGCCCGTGACGTCGCGCACGGCAAGCAGCCGCCCGCCCCGAGCGCCGAGCCCGTCGGGGTCGACGGGCCGGCTGTCCCCGGCGCGCCGGTCGGCCCACCGCGGGAGACGCACTGGTCGGAGGTTCTCGGCCACGTGCGCCCCCGACCGCGTGAGCCTGACCAGGCACCTGCGTCGCCCGAGCCGCGCGGCGACCTCATGCCCGCAGGGCTCTTCGTGGACACGATCTACCGCGGCGCCGGGTGGCAACGGCAGCCGGAGATCGGCTACGGGCTGCGCGCCACCCGCCGGACGCGCACCGGCACGTGGCACCAGAGCCTCAGCTGGCACGACGCCCTGCCCCAGTGGCGCTCCGGGATGCGCTACCTGCCGGAGCACGAGCGGATCATGACCCGCCTGCGCGACGAGGTCCGCAAGGGGTCCGGCAACACCACCTACTTCACCGCCGCCACCCCGCTCGCCCTCGACGCCGGCCCCGAGGTCTGGCCCCTGCTCGTGGAGGCGAGGGACGCGGGGATCGCCATCCTTCCCGGCGAGGGCGTCGTGGGCCCGGTGGCGGTGCTCGACGACCCGGCCCGGCTCGTGCTCCACGTCCTGCGCGCCGCGGACGACTCCGGCGACCTGCTGCTGCGCGTCACGGTGGAGGGCCTGCCGGAGACGCAGGGCGAGCTGCTCCTCGTGGGCGAGCCGGTCCACGGCGTCGCCATCGAGGGCGCCGACGGGTCGCTCACCCTCCTGCCGCTGGAGCAGGACCTCGGGCTGGGTCGCGAGGCGATCCGCCAGGCCGAGGACGGACTGAGGGTGCCGGCCGACGAGCGCGCGACGTTCCTCCGGGCGGCGGTCCCGGGGCTGCGCGACCACGTCCGGATCCGCTCCGAGGTGCCCCTGCCCGCGCCGGAGGCGGACTCCGTCCCGAGCCCGCAGCGGGTCCAGGTGCACGTCCACCTGCTGGCCGACGTGCCCGGCGAGCTGCGCCTCGACCTCGGCTTCGCCTATGACGGGCACGTCCGAGCATTCACGACACCCCGGTTCGGCGGCGCGACACGCGACCGGTCAGCCGAGCAGGCGGTGCTCGAGGCGGCGACCGCGCTGCTGGCCGTTCCGCGTGCGACCTGGCGCGACTCGACCGGCCACCTCCACCTGACGAGTCGGCTGGATCTCAAGGGGGTCGATGCGGCGCGTTTCCTCGTGGAGCACCTGGACGAGCTCGAGAGCGACGAGCACGTGCTCGTCGAGGTCGACGGCGAGCTGCCCGTCTACGAGGAGGTGACGAGCGCCCCCGTCATCCGCCTGGGCACCTCCGACCGCGAGTCCGATGGTGCCGCGTTCGGTCCCGGGGCCGGCGATGGAGCCGCGACGGACTGGTTCGACCTGCGCGTGTCCGTCGAGGTGGACGGTGAGGAGGTCCCGTTCGAGCCGCTCTTCGCGGCGCTCGCCGGCGGTGAGGAGGTGATGCTCCTCGAGTCGGGGGCATGGTTCCGGCTCGACCGGCCCGAGCTCGTCCACCTGCGTGACCTCATCGCGGAGGCGCGGGAGATCGCCGACCCGCAGACCGGCGGGCTGCGACTCTCGGCTCACCACGTCGACCTCTGGGAGGAGCTGGCGGCTCTCGGTGTCGTCGACCGCCAGAGCGCCCGGTGGGCCGGGAACATCGCGGCGCTGCGCTCCGAGGTGGACACGCCGGCGCCCCCGGTGCCGGCGGCTCTCCGAGCGACCCTCCGGCCCTACCAGGTCGAGGGCTACCACTGGCTCGCCCGGCTCTGGGACGCCCGGATCGGCGGGATCCTCGCCGACGACATGGGACTCGGCAAGACGCTCCAGGTCATCGCCGTGCTGGCCCGGGCCGACGAGCGCGGCGACCTCGGACCGCTCGACGACGCCGGTCGTCAGGGGCGTGGGCCGGTCCTCATCGTCGCCCCGACGAGCGTCGTCGGCACCTGGCTCGGCGAGTTCGAGACCTTCGCGCCCCACCTTCGCGTCGTCGCCCTGACCGAGACGAGCCGCAAGCGAGGCACGACAGTCACCGAGGCCATCGGTGCCGCGCAGGTGGTGGTGACGTCGTACGCCGTGCTGCGGCTCGACGACGCGGCGTTCCACGCGGTCCAGTGGGGAGGGGTGGTGCTCGACGAGGCGCAGTTCGTCAAGAACCGGCAGGCCAAGACGCATGTGGCCATCCGCCGCCTCGGTGCACCCTTCACCGTCGCCGTCACCGGCACACCCCTGGAGAACTCGCTCATGGACCTCTGGGCGCTGCTGTCCCTCACCGCGCCCGGCCTCTACCCGAGGCCGGACGTGTTCACGAAGAACTATCGCAAGCCGATCGAGTCCGGCACCCGGCCGGAGCTGCTGGACCACCTCCGTCGCCGCATCCGCCCACTCATGCTGCGCCGTACGAAGGAGCAGGTGGCGCTCGACCTCCCGCCCAAGCAGGTCCAGGTCGTGCCGCTCGATCCCCACCCGGTCCACCGCCACATCTACGACCAGCACCTGCAACGCGAGCGGCAACGCGTGCTCGGCCTGCTCGCCGACGCCGAGGGCAACCGGGTCGCCATCCTCGCCTCGCTCACCCGGCTGCGCCAGCTCGCCCTCGACCCCGCGCTCGTTGACGAGGCGCACCGTGGCAAGGCGACCGCCGCGAAGGTCGAGTTCCTCGTCGAGCAGCTCCGCGAGCTCGCCGCGGAGGGCCACCGTGCCCTCGTGTTCAGCCAGTTCACCGGCTTCCTGCGAGTCGTCGAGGGCGCGCTCGCGGCTGCCGGCCTGCGCACCGCCTACCTCGACGGCTCGACGACGGACCGGCCCTCGGTCATCCGGGGCTTCCGCCACGGTGATGCGACGGCGTTCCTGATCAGCCTCAAGGCTGGTGGGTTCGGCCTGACGCTGACGGAGGCCGACTACGTCTTCGTCCTCGACCCGTGGTGGAATCCGGCCGCCGAGGCGCAGGCCATCGACCGGGCGCACCGCATCGGGCAGGACAAGCCGGTCACCGTCTACCGGCTCGTGTCCGCCGGCACGATCGAGGAGAAGGTCGTCGCCCTCCAGGAGCGCAAGCGCGATCTCTTCCAGCGCGTCGTGGACGAGGGCGGTGCGCTGGCTGGCGCCATCACGGCGGACGACGTCAAGGACCTGCTCGACCTGGCGTGA
- a CDS encoding DUF4921 family protein — MLDPLTTLPDGTIKQVNPFTGTKVWTLPGRGRRPIDRVARPPLPIDPADADRICAFCPERVLETTPEIARLVRDEASADGWREVRGLTAEQVAASPADFRLVPNLFEILSFDYWHLTHGWEPTAEMTARRETYLSTPVGREHVERLARIRIAARSAEGTVDGPLTDAEVEREATGLFAGNHLLVVARRHFEEGARDDSRLRGSGRLTPEEHRTYVDFSIGTMRDVYRDNEHARYVSVFQNWLQPAGASFDHLHKQVVAIDELGADLEREVEHLAQEPDLYERWGQRYAAERGLLVARTPSAVAFVGIGHRFPSLEVHSLVTDRCPWELTSDEVRDFADLLHACHAATGVEVPSNEEWHHRPPSVDLPMPLRAVLKWRISTLAGFEGGTKIYVNTVSPWSVHERVVGRLRGLVEAGAVSATVRPAD, encoded by the coding sequence GTGCTCGATCCGCTGACGACGCTCCCCGACGGGACCATCAAGCAGGTCAACCCGTTCACCGGCACGAAGGTGTGGACGCTGCCGGGCCGGGGTCGCCGCCCGATCGACCGGGTCGCCCGCCCCCCGCTGCCGATCGACCCTGCGGACGCCGACCGGATCTGCGCCTTCTGCCCGGAGCGGGTCCTCGAGACGACCCCGGAGATCGCGCGGCTCGTCCGCGACGAGGCGTCCGCGGACGGGTGGCGGGAGGTGCGGGGCCTGACCGCGGAGCAGGTCGCGGCCTCCCCGGCGGACTTCCGGCTCGTGCCGAACCTCTTCGAGATCCTGTCCTTCGACTACTGGCACCTGACCCACGGCTGGGAACCGACCGCGGAGATGACGGCGCGACGCGAGACCTACCTGTCGACGCCGGTGGGGCGCGAGCACGTCGAGCGGCTGGCGCGGATCCGGATCGCCGCTCGATCCGCCGAGGGCACCGTCGACGGCCCGCTCACCGATGCGGAGGTCGAGCGCGAGGCGACCGGGCTGTTCGCCGGCAACCACCTGCTCGTCGTCGCGCGCCGGCACTTCGAGGAGGGCGCCCGGGACGACTCGCGCCTGCGCGGCTCGGGTCGGCTCACCCCCGAGGAGCACCGGACGTACGTCGACTTCTCCATCGGCACGATGCGCGACGTCTATCGCGACAACGAGCACGCCCGCTACGTCAGCGTCTTCCAGAACTGGCTCCAGCCCGCCGGAGCCTCGTTCGACCACCTGCACAAGCAGGTCGTCGCCATCGACGAGCTCGGCGCGGACCTCGAGCGGGAGGTCGAGCACCTCGCCCAGGAGCCCGACCTCTACGAGCGATGGGGGCAGCGGTATGCCGCTGAGCGCGGTCTCCTGGTCGCGCGCACTCCCAGCGCGGTGGCCTTCGTCGGGATCGGGCACCGCTTCCCCTCGCTGGAGGTGCACTCGCTGGTGACGGACCGGTGCCCGTGGGAGCTGACCTCCGACGAGGTCCGTGACTTCGCCGACCTGCTGCACGCCTGCCACGCCGCGACCGGGGTGGAGGTCCCGAGCAACGAGGAGTGGCACCACCGCCCGCCGTCGGTGGACCTGCCGATGCCGCTCCGGGCCGTGCTGAAGTGGCGGATCTCGACCTTGGCCGGGTTCGAGGGCGGGACGAAGATCTACGTCAACACCGTCAGCCCCTGGTCCGTCCACGAGCGGGTGGTCGGCCGGTTGCGGGGGCTCGTCGAGGCTGGGGCGGTGTCTGCGACGGTTCGGCCCGCCGACTGA
- a CDS encoding LLM class flavin-dependent oxidoreductase, producing the protein MKKIGFLSFGHWTPSPHSQTQSAADALLQSIELAVAAEELGADGAYFRVHHFARQLASPFPLLAAIGARTSRIEIGTGVIDMRYENPLHLAEDAGAADLISGGRLQLGISRGSPEQVIDGWRYFGHVPAEGSDAAAMAREHARVFLDVLEGEGFAEPNPRPMFPNPPGLLRLEPHSPGLRDRVWWGAGTRTTAEWTAELGMNLMSSTLLTEDTGVPFHQLQAEQIERFREAWRTAGHERQPRVSVSRSIFPIVSDLDRQLFLRETASQDQVGHLEGGLARFGKSYAGEPERLVAELAGDEAVAAADTLLLTLPNQLGVDYNAHVIESVLTHVAPELGWR; encoded by the coding sequence ATGAAGAAGATCGGTTTCCTGTCCTTCGGGCACTGGACCCCGTCGCCCCACTCGCAGACGCAGTCCGCCGCCGACGCGCTGCTCCAGTCGATCGAGCTCGCCGTCGCCGCCGAGGAGCTCGGAGCCGACGGTGCGTACTTCCGCGTCCACCACTTCGCGCGCCAGCTCGCCTCGCCCTTCCCCCTGCTCGCCGCGATCGGCGCTCGCACGAGCCGGATCGAGATCGGCACGGGCGTCATCGACATGCGCTACGAGAACCCGCTCCACCTGGCCGAGGACGCCGGTGCCGCCGACCTCATCTCGGGCGGTCGTCTCCAGCTCGGGATCAGCCGCGGCTCACCCGAGCAGGTCATCGACGGGTGGCGCTACTTCGGTCACGTGCCGGCCGAGGGTTCGGACGCGGCGGCGATGGCCCGCGAGCACGCCCGGGTGTTCCTCGACGTGCTCGAGGGTGAGGGCTTCGCCGAGCCCAACCCCCGGCCGATGTTCCCCAACCCACCCGGCCTGCTGCGCCTCGAGCCGCACTCGCCGGGGCTGCGCGACCGGGTCTGGTGGGGTGCGGGGACGCGGACCACGGCCGAGTGGACCGCGGAGCTGGGGATGAACCTGATGAGCAGCACCCTGCTCACCGAGGACACCGGAGTGCCGTTCCACCAGCTCCAGGCCGAGCAGATCGAACGGTTCCGCGAGGCCTGGAGGACCGCTGGTCACGAGCGCCAGCCGCGGGTCTCGGTGAGCCGCAGCATCTTCCCGATCGTGAGCGACCTCGACCGCCAGCTCTTCCTCCGCGAGACGGCGAGCCAGGACCAGGTCGGCCACCTCGAAGGGGGCCTGGCCCGCTTCGGGAAGAGCTACGCCGGTGAGCCCGAACGGCTCGTCGCCGAGCTGGCCGGGGACGAGGCCGTCGCGGCGGCCGACACCCTGCTCCTCACCCTCCCCAACCAGCTCGGGGTCGACTACAACGCCCATGTCATCGAGAGCGTCCTGACCCACGTCGCCCCGGAGCTCGGCTGGCGCTGA
- a CDS encoding ABC transporter permease, with translation MWVWRRFPRSVRATPLPLWLLVLGRVIGALFVAVLTLLVIAAVTAALYRPGLPTGWAVALLVLVVSAIAFCVIGLAVASIARTAQSAIGMSLGTLLPLCFVSDIFVIGPKFPTWLDTISWVFPLRHASRALTDAMTPGVELWPSTGLHLLVLLTWTIGAALLLSRTFRTEPGGRPTAAEHATEPSGIRQKVVA, from the coding sequence GTGTGGGTCTGGCGGAGGTTCCCGCGGTCGGTCCGGGCCACGCCGCTGCCCCTGTGGCTGCTCGTCCTGGGCAGGGTCATCGGGGCACTCTTCGTCGCTGTGCTGACCCTGCTGGTCATCGCCGCGGTGACGGCCGCGCTCTACCGGCCCGGACTCCCAACCGGCTGGGCCGTGGCCCTGCTGGTCCTGGTCGTGTCAGCCATCGCATTCTGCGTCATCGGGCTGGCCGTGGCCTCGATCGCGCGCACCGCCCAGTCCGCGATCGGGATGAGCCTCGGCACCCTGCTTCCGCTGTGCTTCGTCTCGGACATCTTCGTCATCGGCCCGAAGTTCCCGACGTGGCTCGACACGATCTCGTGGGTCTTCCCGCTGCGGCACGCCTCCAGGGCCCTGACCGACGCCATGACGCCGGGGGTCGAGCTCTGGCCCTCGACCGGCCTGCACCTGCTCGTCCTGCTCACCTGGACGATCGGGGCGGCGCTCCTGCTGAGCCGGACCTTCCGCACGGAACCCGGCGGTCGCCCGACTGCAGCCGAGCACGCTACTGAGCCCAGCGGCATACGGCAGAAGGTGGTTGCTTGA